A section of the Drosophila subobscura isolate 14011-0131.10 chromosome A, UCBerk_Dsub_1.0, whole genome shotgun sequence genome encodes:
- the LOC117903672 gene encoding serine/threonine-protein phosphatase beta isoform isoform X2, which yields MGDFDLNVDSLIQRLLEMRSCRTGKQVQMTEAEVRGLCLKSREIFLQQPILLELEAPLIICGDIHGQYTDLLRLFEYGGFPPAANYLFLGDYVDRGKQSLETICLLLAYKIKYPENFFLLRGNHECASINRIYGFYDECKRRYNVKLWKTFTDCFNCLPVAAIIDEKIFCCHGGLSPDLQGMEQIRRLMRPTDVPDTGLLCDLLWSDPDKDVQGWGENDRGVSFTFGVDVVSKFLNRHELDLICRAHQVVEDGYEFFARRQLVTLFSAPNYCGEFDNAGGMMTVDDTLMCSFQILKPSEKKAKYLYSGMNSSRPTTPQRSAPMLATNKKK from the exons TGCGTAGCTGTCGTACCGGCAAACAGGTGCAGATGACCGAGGCGGAGGTGCGCGGCCTGTGTCTGAAGTCGCGCGAGATATTCTTGCAACAGCCGATACTGCTGGAGTTGGAGGCACCGCTGATCATCTGCGGCGACATCCATGGCCAGTACACAGACCTATTGCGGCTGTTTGAGTATGGTGGCTTCCCGCCGGCCGCCAACTATCTGTTCCTCGGCGATTATGTGGATCGGGGAAAGCAGTCGCTGGAGACCATCTGTCTGTTGTTGGCCTACAAGATCAAATACCCGGAGAATTTCTTCTTGTTGCGCGGCAATCATGAGTGTGCCAGTATTAACAGAATTTATG GCTTCTATGATGAGTGTAAGCGCCGCTACAATGTAAAACTTTGGAAGACCTTCACAGACTGCTTCAACTGTCTGCCAGTGGCCGCCATCATCGATGAGAAGATATTCTGCTGCCACGGCGGCCTCAGTCCCGATCTGCAGGGAATGGAGCAAATTCGACGCCTAATGCGGCCCACAGACGTTCCGGACACTGGGCTCCTGTGCGATCTGCTGTGGAGTGATCCCGACAAGGATGTACAGGGCTGGGGCGAGAACGATCGTGGTGTGAGCTTTACATTCGGTGTGGATGTGGTTTCCAAGTTCTTGAATCGCCACGAGCTTGACTTGATTTGTCGTGCGCATCAG GTTGTGGAGGATGGATACGAGTTCTTTGCACGTCGCCAGCTGGTCACGCTATTCTCGGCGCCCAACTATTGCGGCGAATTCGATAATGCTGGTGGCATGATGACCGTCGACGACACACTCATGTGCTCATTTCAG ATATTGAAACCATCCGAGAAGAAGGCAAAGTATTTGTACAGTGGAATGAACTCGTCACGACCCACTACACCGCAGCGAAGCGCCCCAATGCTGGCGACCAATAAGAAGAAATAA